TGTGTTGGTTCGGCGGGTTTCATTCCAGCACAGCCGGCTGACAATGCGGCGAGTGTCAGAAAGACAAACGTGGTAAAAAACTTTGTTTTCATCTGAACCTTCTCCTTTTGGGTCGATAAACTGTCATGAAGTTCTTTTCAGACGTTTTTATTCGCCGAAGACCTTCTTGACCTGTCCGACCTTGCGCTGGGTCTGACCGGCGACCTTTTCCCCGGTTCCTTTCGCTTCCAGTTCCGGGCTTTTAAAGAGTTTTCCCGTGGTCATTTTGATCTGGCCTTTGACTTCGTGAAAGGTGCCCTCAACTTTATCTTTGATGCTTGAATTCATGGTTGTGCTCCTTTGGGCAAACGAAAAGCCTGGTTACAATCATGTGTTTCATTGAGTTTTCATCCGGAAACGGCTCTTTTTCGTTATAGCGGCGTCAATCTGCGGACTGACTTGTGAGACGTAACGGTGTACGCCCCCGTGCAAGTCCTTGACTTCCTGGCCACTACGGAAAACTGTTCGTTTCCAATCCGAAAACTTGACAATTGCCACCCGGAGTTTCCAGATGGCAACTATTTACTAACTGCAACAAGCGTACCGGAAAAACATGGGAGGTTCGATTGCCTTAACAGTTTGATTTTACAGGTGAAATTTGAAATAAAAAAGGCAGGATGAAGATAAACTGTCACCGCCAGCTGTCATATTTGGCATTACCGCCAAATATGACAGTCTTGGTTGATGTAATGGTTCTGCGTCTTTTATTGACGGTGGATACCGAATTTACGCATCCTGGCGCGGAGCGTACTCGGGTTGATGCCAAGCAAAATAGCAGCACCGTTTTTCCCCTCGATCCGCCAGCCGGTTTTTTGGAGCGTCTGGAGGATGTGGTCCCGCTCCAAATCGGCGAGGGCTTTGACGTCCTTTACGTCTGGCTTGTGGAAGGCCTCAAAGCGATCCAAGACCTGAAGAGCACTTCCCTGGCTGGTGATGACCGCCCGTTCGATAACGCTTTCCAACTCCCGCACATTGCCGGGCCAGTGATAATTTTCCAGGGCGGTCAAAGTTTCTTGAGTGACGGAGGAGATCTTCCTGCCGATTTTCTTGTTGAATTTGGCAACAAAATGGTTGACCAGCAGGGGGATGTCTTCCACGCGTTGCCGAAGTGGCGGAATGGTGATGGGGAACACACTGAGCCGATAGAACAGGTCCTCACGGAACCGGTCAGCCTTGATCTCTTCCTCCAGGTTCCGATTGCTGGCCGCAATGATGCGAACATCGACCTTCATGGTGCGCGGACTGCCAAGGCGTTCGAACTCGCCGTCCTGAATGACCCGAAGCAATTTGACCTGCAACTCCAACGGCATCTCGCCGATCTCATCAAGAAAAATAGTGCCACCATCGGCCAGTTCGAAACGCCCCATCTGCCGGGCATGGGCGCCGGTGAAGGCCCCTTTTTCGCGACCGAAGAGTTCACTTTCGATGAGGTTTGCCGGCAACGAAGAGCAGTTGACGGTGATCATCGGTCGGTCTTTACGGGAACTGCGGCGGTGAATGGCGCGTGCCACCATCCCTTTGCCACAGCCGGTCTCGCCGAGGAGCAGGACCGTGGTATCCTGGGGCGCGACCTGGTCGATGCGAAAGAAGACGTAAGCGATGGCCGGACTCTCACCGATGATCTCACCGAAGTTGTCCCCTTCCTGGGTAATCGCCTGTTTCAGCTCAATGTTTTCGGCCTGAAGCCGTTCGGTCAATTGCTTGATTTCGGTAAATGCATTGCGGAGGCTCACTTCCGCCTTCTTGCGCTCTTCGATCTCCTGCGTGAGTTGCCGGTTGGTGCCGGTCAGTTCCGCGGTTCGATCAGTTACGATTGATTCCAACTCCTGCTGGGTTCGGCGCAGTTCTTCATTCTGCATTTCCAGTTCAATCTGGTGAACTTCAAGCTCATGCATAAGTCGCTGCTTTTCGACCTCGGACAGGTCGGGCTGTCGTCCCGCTGTCTTGGCAAGTAACCGCTGCTCGGCCTGGCGGCGCAGGTTGCTGGAAGGGGAACTCGATTTGTTCAGATCTTTAACCAATGCGGCCCTTTCAATGAGACATCTGGTGTGAATAAACTGTGGGGTTGCGGAAATTTCCCCTCAGTTTGTTAATTACTATATTTAAAGGATATCATTTTTCTTTGGACTTGCAGGCCTGATCCAGCCGCGGCCATGCCTTGCTGGCGTTGCTCGTTGCAAGCAACATTTACCGACTTTGCAAATGAATTCAGATCCTTCGGAAAACTGGTTCTGGAAGAGAATCCCCGGTTTTTGACAAGTTTCCAGCTTCAGGGAGTCACATCCAGCACCTCTCTCACCATGGAGAGCAGCATTTCAATTGTGACCGGTTTCTGCAGGAAATGAACTCCCTCAGGGATGAGACCTTGCTTGGCGATAATATCGCCCGTATAGCCGGACATGAAGATAACCTTTATGTCCGGGCGAAAAGTTCGAATCTTTTCCGCCAATTTTTTGCCGTTCATCTGGGGCATGATCACATCGGAAATTAATAGATGAATCGGACCGTCGTAATGCTGGGACAGGGCCAGGCCCGAATCCGGGGTTGTGGCTGCCAGAACCGAGTAGCTGTTGATTTGAAGCATCGATTTTAGCATTTCCAGAAGCATTTCATTATCTTCCACGAGCAGTATCGTTTCCGTCCCGTGGCGTATCGGTTCTTTTCTTAGCTGCGGGGTTGTCATGACGACGGCTTTGACTCTGGGGAGGTAAATATTGAAAATCGCCCCTTGTCCTGGCCTGCTGTAGACAGTCACAAAGCCTTTGTTTTGTTTGATAGCACCATAAACGGTGGCCAATCCCAGACCGCTCCCTTCGCCAAATTCCTTGGTCGTGAAAAACGGCTCGAAGATACGCTCCTGGACCTTCTTATCCATGCCCCGGCCATCATCACTGATGGTCAAGCGAACATACTCGCCAGGCAGTATATTGGGGTGGGAGACGACATGGCTCTCATCAAATGTCTGGTTTCCGGTTGCGATGGAAATTTTGCCGATTTCAGCAATGGCGTCACGGGCATTGATGCACAGGTTGGCAAGAATCTGGTCTAATTGGGAGGGGTCTATCTCGACCTGCCAAAGCTCGGCAGTTGGCAGCCAAGAGAG
This genomic window from Pelobacter seleniigenes DSM 18267 contains:
- a CDS encoding CsbD family protein, which encodes MNSSIKDKVEGTFHEVKGQIKMTTGKLFKSPELEAKGTGEKVAGQTQRKVGQVKKVFGE
- a CDS encoding sigma 54-interacting transcriptional regulator — its product is MVKDLNKSSSPSSNLRRQAEQRLLAKTAGRQPDLSEVEKQRLMHELEVHQIELEMQNEELRRTQQELESIVTDRTAELTGTNRQLTQEIEERKKAEVSLRNAFTEIKQLTERLQAENIELKQAITQEGDNFGEIIGESPAIAYVFFRIDQVAPQDTTVLLLGETGCGKGMVARAIHRRSSRKDRPMITVNCSSLPANLIESELFGREKGAFTGAHARQMGRFELADGGTIFLDEIGEMPLELQVKLLRVIQDGEFERLGSPRTMKVDVRIIAASNRNLEEEIKADRFREDLFYRLSVFPITIPPLRQRVEDIPLLVNHFVAKFNKKIGRKISSVTQETLTALENYHWPGNVRELESVIERAVITSQGSALQVLDRFEAFHKPDVKDVKALADLERDHILQTLQKTGWRIEGKNGAAILLGINPSTLRARMRKFGIHRQ